Proteins found in one Methanospirillum hungatei JF-1 genomic segment:
- the frhA gene encoding coenzyme F420 hydrogenase subunit alpha, translating into MSKVVEVSPTTRHEGHSKLVLKVNDAGIIERGDWLSITPVRGIEKLCVGKTMHQAPKISSRVCGICPIAHTLAGVGAMEASIGCEIPQDAYLLRTILQCANRLHSHALHNILSLPDMYIPGTDTKINPFTPEEPVRTVAKRIQRLREIGQTVGEIVGGEAIHPGNPRVGGMYYNISPQAKQKIYDLAKEALPLAIAQMDFMIAVFKNWENRGTVTVGKTEVEIPEKFGWHDQGYMAVDPVFDSSSLDFEPKWDPDRWTDVSPYNWYQGELEVSLEDADYPVGGTTKVGTKTWPQMQACTSVPLYDGQPVEVGPRARLVQFKNYDRKGAMGLQIARQMEYPDCLYTMIEACDALDCNGSVLADEIPQGDGSLGWNANEAPRGCDVHLARVKDGKVQEYTLLVPTTWNFPTCSRALEGAPWQLAEVIMRAYDPCVSCATHMLVVDESKKIVAQKLVQ; encoded by the coding sequence TTGTCCAAAGTAGTAGAAGTTTCCCCAACCACACGACATGAAGGACACTCCAAGCTTGTCCTTAAAGTCAACGATGCGGGAATAATTGAGCGTGGAGATTGGCTGAGTATCACTCCGGTAAGAGGTATTGAGAAACTGTGTGTAGGGAAGACCATGCACCAGGCACCCAAGATCTCATCCCGTGTTTGTGGTATCTGTCCAATCGCCCACACTCTCGCAGGCGTCGGCGCTATGGAAGCATCGATCGGTTGTGAAATCCCACAGGATGCATATCTGCTCAGAACAATCCTTCAGTGTGCAAACAGGCTGCACAGCCATGCACTTCACAATATTCTGAGTCTGCCGGATATGTACATTCCAGGAACAGACACCAAGATCAACCCGTTCACTCCGGAAGAGCCAGTCAGAACCGTTGCAAAGCGGATCCAGCGGCTTCGTGAGATCGGGCAGACAGTAGGTGAGATTGTCGGTGGAGAAGCCATTCACCCAGGAAACCCCCGGGTCGGTGGTATGTATTACAACATCTCCCCACAGGCAAAACAGAAGATCTATGATCTTGCCAAGGAGGCCCTTCCCCTTGCCATCGCCCAGATGGACTTCATGATTGCAGTCTTCAAAAACTGGGAGAACCGTGGCACCGTTACTGTCGGAAAGACCGAAGTCGAGATTCCGGAGAAGTTCGGATGGCATGACCAGGGTTACATGGCAGTAGACCCTGTCTTCGACAGTTCAAGTCTTGACTTTGAACCGAAGTGGGATCCAGACCGGTGGACCGATGTCTCACCATATAACTGGTACCAGGGAGAACTCGAAGTAAGCCTTGAAGATGCAGACTACCCGGTCGGTGGAACCACCAAGGTCGGAACCAAGACCTGGCCACAGATGCAGGCCTGTACTTCAGTCCCGCTCTATGACGGTCAGCCGGTCGAAGTCGGTCCCCGTGCCCGTCTGGTCCAGTTCAAGAATTATGACCGCAAGGGTGCAATGGGTCTGCAGATTGCACGGCAGATGGAGTACCCGGACTGTCTGTACACCATGATCGAAGCCTGTGATGCACTTGACTGCAATGGTTCAGTACTTGCAGACGAGATCCCACAGGGTGACGGCAGCCTTGGATGGAACGCCAACGAAGCACCACGTGGTTGTGATGTTCACCTTGCCCGCGTCAAGGATGGAAAAGTTCAGGAGTACACCCTTCTTGTTCCGACCACATGGAACTTCCCGACCTGCAGTCGGGCTCTCGAGGGAGCACCATGGCAGCTTGCCGAGGTCATCATGCGTGCATATGACCCCTGTGTGTCCTGCGCTACCCACATGCTGGTAGTTGACGAGAGCAAGAAGATTGTCGCCCAGAAGCTTGTCCAGTGA
- a CDS encoding HepT-like ribonuclease domain-containing protein has product MPHGTCLFRSTACQSILCDIRHYQEDAESIFRRKERFDQDRRDFYARTMVLFALTNRLMDLAREVSLIRGYISSEEQVKNKVFFKRLHDHGVISWEMRQQMIDLVNFRNQVSHHFYEVTRDDIEKVWQTMPVCSEFVSIMEQELASHDRVKKGMVIIAGTALILLVLVLLWYFS; this is encoded by the coding sequence ATGCCTCACGGAACCTGTCTTTTTCGATCCACTGCCTGCCAGTCCATACTCTGTGACATCAGGCACTACCAGGAAGATGCCGAAAGTATCTTCAGAAGGAAGGAGCGGTTTGACCAGGACAGGAGGGATTTTTATGCACGTACCATGGTCCTTTTTGCTTTGACAAACCGTCTTATGGATCTGGCACGTGAAGTCAGCCTTATCCGGGGATATATCAGCTCCGAAGAGCAGGTGAAAAACAAGGTTTTCTTTAAACGACTCCATGATCACGGGGTGATCTCATGGGAGATGCGTCAGCAGATGATAGACCTTGTCAATTTCCGTAATCAGGTCTCGCATCACTTTTATGAAGTAACAAGAGATGACATTGAAAAAGTCTGGCAGACGATGCCAGTCTGTTCTGAGTTCGTCAGCATCATGGAGCAGGAGCTAGCCTCTCATGATCGTGTAAAAAAGGGCATGGTAATTATTGCCGGAACTGCACTTATCCTGCTGGTTCTCGTGCTCCTCTGGTATTTTAGCTGA
- the mptA gene encoding GTP cyclohydrolase MptA encodes MSLLKTSERGFSRELPDVQSTLPDVRINLTRVGVKNVKKLVEVTRPGKRPVIFISNFDIFVDLPGSLKGANLSRNFEVIDEVLQSAIEGEVKEIEQLCSRVARRLLDKHEYADRTEVQMRSEFMVAGETPVTGTLCQEVVKVFASAIAQRTFKDPIVRKSIGAEVTGMTACPCAQNIMQERAREVMENLDIAKDKIESFFKEVPMATHNQRGRGFLSIETDDESHVKLEKIIMILKQSMSTPIFELLKRGDEGHVVLSAHKNPRFVEDCVREMARRVHAEFGDLPGDSVVTIAQDNEESIHQHDAFAERQATIAELADEINGENLDVS; translated from the coding sequence ATGTCTCTGCTAAAAACATCTGAAAGGGGTTTTTCCCGTGAACTGCCTGATGTGCAGTCCACTCTTCCTGATGTCAGGATTAACCTGACCAGGGTAGGTGTAAAGAATGTAAAAAAACTGGTCGAAGTTACCAGACCAGGGAAACGTCCGGTTATCTTCATCTCCAACTTTGATATCTTTGTAGATCTCCCCGGAAGTCTCAAAGGAGCAAACCTTTCCAGAAATTTTGAGGTTATCGACGAGGTTTTACAATCTGCGATAGAAGGAGAAGTAAAAGAGATTGAGCAGCTCTGCTCCCGTGTTGCACGGCGGCTTTTAGATAAGCATGAGTATGCAGACCGGACCGAAGTGCAGATGCGGTCTGAGTTCATGGTCGCCGGAGAAACTCCGGTCACCGGAACACTCTGCCAGGAGGTAGTCAAGGTGTTTGCCAGTGCGATTGCACAGAGGACATTTAAAGACCCTATCGTCAGGAAGAGCATCGGTGCTGAGGTTACGGGTATGACTGCGTGTCCGTGTGCCCAGAATATTATGCAGGAACGGGCACGGGAGGTTATGGAAAACCTGGATATTGCTAAGGATAAGATAGAATCATTCTTCAAAGAAGTTCCCATGGCTACGCATAATCAGCGGGGGAGAGGGTTCCTCTCTATCGAGACCGATGATGAGAGTCATGTAAAACTAGAGAAGATCATTATGATTCTCAAGCAGTCTATGTCTACGCCGATATTTGAACTCTTAAAGCGTGGTGATGAGGGTCATGTGGTTCTTTCGGCTCATAAGAACCCGCGGTTTGTCGAGGACTGTGTCAGAGAGATGGCACGCCGGGTCCATGCAGAGTTTGGCGATCTTCCCGGTGATTCCGTGGTTACCATTGCACAGGATAATGAAGAGAGTATTCACCAGCATGATGCGTTTGCAGAACGGCAGGCAACTATTGCCGAGCTTGCGGATGAGATCAATGGTGAAAATCTTGATGTCAGCTAA
- a CDS encoding translation initiation factor IF-2 subunit beta produces the protein MVESYETLLNKAYEEVTEPSEDGERWSYPEPKSIIEGKTTILENFSDIVSALRRDSDHLMKYLLGELGTAGKIDGSRAIFNGKFEDSLFSPMIRSYVDDYVICSECGKPDTRLYKDDRILMLKCEACGSHRPVRKRKSKVESGSSGLEQGNIIEVNIESTSRRGDGVAKVGKYIVYVAGGRPGQKVKVRIAKISGSIIFTEKP, from the coding sequence ATGGTCGAATCATACGAGACCCTTCTGAATAAGGCATACGAGGAGGTGACAGAACCGTCAGAGGATGGAGAACGCTGGTCATACCCTGAACCCAAATCAATAATTGAGGGGAAAACCACCATCCTTGAGAACTTCTCAGACATTGTCAGTGCTCTTCGGCGCGATTCTGATCACCTGATGAAATACCTGCTTGGGGAACTTGGTACAGCAGGAAAGATCGACGGGTCACGTGCAATTTTCAATGGAAAATTTGAAGATTCACTCTTCTCCCCGATGATCCGCAGCTATGTCGATGATTATGTCATATGTTCCGAATGTGGGAAACCTGATACCAGGCTCTATAAAGATGACCGTATTCTCATGCTCAAATGTGAGGCATGTGGAAGTCACCGCCCGGTCAGGAAGAGGAAGTCCAAGGTTGAATCCGGATCCTCCGGTCTTGAACAGGGCAATATCATCGAGGTCAACATCGAATCCACGTCCCGGCGTGGGGACGGAGTGGCTAAAGTCGGGAAATATATCGTGTACGTTGCCGGGGGTCGTCCGGGCCAGAAGGTAAAAGTAAGAATAGCAAAGATATCAGGGTCTATTATCTTTACAGAAAAACCCTGA
- a CDS encoding DNA-directed RNA polymerase subunit L, whose protein sequence is MNITVLELGEDKVRISLAGQGHTFMNALKTEILTDPTVDVANYVIEFQFSDPVLTVTTHNKADPVKPVLDACRRLSGQCEELLSSLEQSAKK, encoded by the coding sequence ATGAATATTACGGTTCTCGAACTCGGTGAGGATAAGGTCAGGATTTCTCTTGCCGGCCAGGGACATACATTCATGAACGCATTAAAGACCGAGATTCTTACTGATCCTACGGTTGATGTTGCAAATTATGTCATTGAATTTCAGTTTTCAGACCCGGTCCTGACCGTTACTACTCACAATAAGGCCGACCCGGTAAAACCAGTCCTGGATGCATGCAGGCGCCTGTCCGGCCAGTGCGAGGAACTTTTATCCTCGCTTGAACAATCAGCAAAAAAGTAG
- a CDS encoding MBL fold metallo-hydrolase, whose protein sequence is MEIRILGSGDAVGTPHVGCHCKNCTYAREAGIERLRTSLLITNEDRHLIIDTTPDLRRQLLQAGSPKIDAVIWTHGHYDHFMGFGDFYRVQRIPPVYGAPEVLASCSPVFHFLIREERPVEVYTPFITCGLEVTLVRVEHPNIYTTGVIISDGRTRIGYTSDTNELIPPKSRDLLRGVDMLFIDGLFTDSYKKVEKHLNYEEAIRLAKELKVKDFRIVHMSHIIPFDAPGQGHDGEVFTL, encoded by the coding sequence ATGGAAATCCGAATCCTGGGCTCCGGGGATGCCGTAGGGACACCGCATGTCGGGTGTCATTGTAAAAACTGTACCTATGCACGAGAGGCAGGAATCGAGCGGCTTCGGACATCTCTTCTGATAACGAATGAAGACCGTCACCTCATCATCGATACAACACCTGACTTGAGGCGGCAGCTCTTACAGGCCGGATCACCGAAGATTGATGCGGTCATCTGGACCCATGGGCATTATGATCATTTCATGGGTTTTGGTGATTTTTACCGGGTCCAACGTATCCCCCCGGTATATGGTGCTCCTGAGGTCCTTGCGTCATGCAGCCCTGTCTTTCACTTTCTTATCAGGGAAGAGCGGCCGGTTGAGGTGTACACACCTTTTATCACCTGCGGGCTTGAGGTTACGCTGGTCAGGGTTGAGCACCCGAATATCTACACCACAGGGGTCATAATATCAGATGGCAGGACCAGAATCGGCTATACGTCCGATACCAATGAACTTATCCCGCCAAAGTCCAGGGATCTGCTACGGGGCGTGGATATGCTCTTCATTGACGGTCTCTTTACCGACTCATATAAGAAGGTTGAAAAGCATCTGAACTACGAAGAGGCAATACGGCTTGCGAAAGAACTGAAGGTGAAGGATTTCCGTATTGTGCATATGAGTCATATCATTCCGTTTGATGCACCTGGACAGGGTCATGACGGAGAGGTATTCACCCTTTAA
- a CDS encoding ATP-binding protein — protein sequence MTRDEEILDLIELLLTAEVYNQYSNLSVNDLTPVAREVYGIHSMDGERTPVVVAESALQRVLGIPDAHLRLDKHPLTLYEEFGHRLRITSLPAGLTWFLKNGGRARIEKNPALAWFAREQDPSFSITYEEVRDRNPRFEDSRIYLDRRISRMLAEDDKLRSGLDLIIISAPEEVEQTIDDIICSVDQLSRIVKLKVALEHLEFLKSRRVYEIGKLLFIGPPGTGKTSLAFALTRVLHMPILEVRLSMVTSQYLGETSKNIDRIFDVARLLSPCILFIDEFDFLAKSRVGDDHGAMKRAVNALLKNIDRISLIRNRVLLIGATNHPQLLDEAAWRRFDEVIPFDLPDLPTRELILRRLLTESETHVDIAQVAEQTEGFSGADLKMLVREAILSALTDGRTELTRDDIIKGELLIKTRDEHKARNWI from the coding sequence ATGACCCGTGATGAGGAGATCCTGGACCTGATAGAACTGCTCCTGACTGCTGAGGTTTATAATCAGTATTCTAACCTGAGCGTCAACGATCTGACTCCGGTTGCCCGTGAAGTCTATGGGATCCATTCTATGGACGGTGAACGCACTCCGGTTGTCGTTGCCGAGAGTGCCCTGCAGCGAGTGCTTGGTATTCCTGATGCGCACCTCAGGCTGGATAAGCATCCTCTCACGTTATACGAAGAGTTCGGACACCGGCTTCGGATAACCTCACTTCCTGCCGGTCTGACCTGGTTTTTGAAGAATGGCGGGCGGGCCCGGATAGAGAAAAACCCTGCCCTTGCCTGGTTTGCCCGGGAGCAGGATCCCTCATTCAGTATCACATATGAAGAGGTCAGGGACAGAAACCCCCGGTTTGAGGACAGCAGGATCTATCTGGATCGGCGGATCTCCCGGATGCTTGCCGAGGATGACAAGCTCAGATCAGGTCTTGATCTTATCATTATCAGTGCACCGGAGGAGGTGGAGCAGACGATTGACGACATCATCTGCTCTGTTGATCAGCTCAGCCGGATTGTCAAACTAAAGGTTGCGCTTGAACACCTTGAGTTCCTGAAAAGCCGGCGGGTCTATGAGATTGGAAAACTGCTCTTTATCGGACCACCGGGTACTGGGAAGACCTCACTAGCCTTTGCCCTGACACGAGTGCTTCATATGCCGATTCTTGAAGTCCGGCTCTCTATGGTTACATCCCAGTATCTGGGAGAGACATCAAAGAATATTGACCGGATCTTTGATGTGGCGCGCTTGTTATCTCCCTGTATTCTCTTCATCGACGAATTTGATTTCCTTGCCAAGAGTCGGGTCGGGGATGACCACGGGGCTATGAAGCGGGCGGTGAATGCGCTCCTGAAGAATATTGATAGGATCAGCCTGATTAGAAACAGAGTCCTCCTTATCGGTGCAACCAATCACCCCCAGCTTCTTGATGAGGCAGCATGGCGGCGGTTTGATGAAGTCATCCCCTTTGATCTGCCAGACCTTCCGACCCGTGAGTTAATCCTTCGCCGCCTGCTTACTGAATCAGAAACCCATGTTGACATCGCACAGGTTGCAGAGCAGACCGAAGGGTTTTCAGGTGCAGACCTGAAGATGCTGGTCCGTGAGGCGATCCTCTCTGCGCTTACCGACGGCCGTACAGAGCTCACCCGTGATGACATCATCAAGGGGGAACTCCTGATAAAAACCAGAGATGAGCATAAAGCCAGGAACTGGATCTGA
- the map gene encoding type II methionyl aminopeptidase yields MKEEIFDRYMQAGAAAKKILCEGAERIRVGASLLEVAEFVENSILDEGFGIAFPVNISLNEAAAHDTPSPDDTRTFAKGDMVKLDLGVHLDGYIADTACTVDLGDQPLLCEASIAARDAAIAAVRPGVAIGTLGTIVAHEIKSRGFLPVANLTGHGLDQYCLHKGPNVPNIPGSGGAVLEEGMVLAIEPFASTGTGFVHDGRREEIFSQQIRRPVRLPAARKILQEIESRNGMPFARRHVHVKSADLALSRLIHDGIIRSYPVLSDVPGSYVSQAEHTMIVTGDACIVTTA; encoded by the coding sequence GTGAAAGAAGAGATATTTGACCGGTATATGCAGGCAGGAGCAGCTGCAAAGAAAATCCTGTGTGAAGGAGCAGAGCGGATACGGGTTGGTGCCTCGCTCCTTGAAGTAGCAGAATTTGTTGAGAACTCCATTCTGGATGAGGGTTTTGGTATTGCCTTTCCGGTAAACATCTCCCTCAATGAGGCGGCAGCTCATGACACTCCTTCGCCTGATGATACCCGGACCTTTGCAAAGGGGGATATGGTAAAACTGGATCTCGGTGTCCATCTTGATGGATATATCGCTGACACGGCCTGTACGGTAGATCTCGGGGATCAGCCGCTCCTGTGTGAGGCCTCAATTGCTGCGCGTGATGCTGCCATCGCAGCGGTACGGCCAGGTGTTGCGATCGGAACCCTTGGTACCATAGTTGCACATGAGATTAAGAGCCGCGGATTTTTGCCGGTTGCAAACCTTACCGGTCATGGATTAGATCAATACTGCCTGCATAAAGGCCCGAATGTTCCCAATATTCCGGGATCTGGTGGTGCGGTACTTGAAGAAGGAATGGTCCTTGCAATCGAACCCTTTGCATCCACCGGTACCGGTTTTGTGCATGATGGCAGGAGAGAAGAGATCTTTTCCCAGCAGATACGTCGTCCGGTCAGGCTCCCTGCTGCCCGCAAGATCTTACAGGAAATTGAGAGCCGGAATGGGATGCCATTTGCCAGAAGGCATGTTCATGTGAAATCAGCAGATCTTGCCCTCTCCCGTCTGATACATGATGGCATCATCAGATCATATCCGGTTCTGTCTGATGTTCCCGGCTCTTATGTGTCGCAGGCTGAACACACCATGATCGTAACCGGCGATGCTTGTATCGTTACCACTGCATGA
- a CDS encoding M24 family metallopeptidase produces MDSLDDLIRNAGAAVYCLYASSENAAMRHMTRFVTHDPVTILKRPDNPPLMIVPLMEADRAQRESPAEILTRQQAGYLEIFEYEKDPWKIQAEMIRRLSEGPYLVPPDFPTALTRALEPYNTVIVDSSSGLSAHRAIKTPEEIGWITNAQRAAEAAMDRAVSMIRHADVKSGMLWYEDAPLTSDLVRYEMNKIMLAYDCTAQDTIVACGLETAMPHCTGSGVLKAHEPIVIDVFPCDNKTGYHADMTRTVSRGEPSGKVTELYETVRDALLMSENMVQEGASGAACYQAVRDFFAELGYQSDTEGFIHSLGHGVGLEIHEQPSLSGTGGDLRAGHVITLEPGLYYRDTGGVRIENLGVVEKTGFSRITNYPLEMVL; encoded by the coding sequence ATGGACAGCCTGGATGACCTGATCCGGAATGCCGGCGCAGCCGTATATTGTCTGTATGCATCATCGGAGAATGCAGCAATGCGGCACATGACCCGGTTTGTAACCCATGATCCGGTCACAATACTAAAAAGACCTGATAATCCCCCTCTTATGATTGTTCCTCTCATGGAAGCCGACCGGGCCCAGAGAGAATCTCCTGCAGAAATCCTTACCCGACAACAGGCAGGGTATCTTGAGATTTTTGAGTATGAGAAAGATCCCTGGAAGATCCAGGCAGAGATGATCCGCCGTCTTTCCGAGGGTCCGTACCTTGTCCCTCCGGATTTTCCAACCGCCCTTACCCGTGCTCTTGAGCCCTATAATACGGTCATTGTAGATTCCTCATCAGGACTTTCCGCTCATCGCGCCATAAAGACTCCTGAAGAGATTGGATGGATCACCAATGCACAACGGGCTGCAGAGGCTGCGATGGATAGAGCAGTCAGCATGATACGGCATGCAGATGTCAAGTCAGGAATGCTCTGGTATGAGGATGCTCCACTCACATCTGACCTGGTCAGGTATGAAATGAACAAGATTATGCTTGCCTATGACTGCACCGCACAGGATACCATTGTGGCATGTGGCCTGGAGACGGCGATGCCCCATTGCACAGGAAGCGGAGTACTCAAAGCACATGAACCGATTGTGATCGATGTCTTTCCCTGTGATAACAAAACTGGGTACCACGCAGATATGACCCGGACAGTCAGCAGAGGAGAACCGTCCGGAAAGGTGACTGAACTCTATGAAACGGTTCGGGATGCCCTGCTCATGAGTGAGAATATGGTACAGGAAGGGGCGAGTGGAGCAGCATGTTACCAGGCAGTGCGTGACTTTTTTGCAGAACTTGGATATCAGTCTGATACCGAAGGATTCATTCACAGTCTTGGTCATGGTGTCGGCCTGGAGATCCATGAGCAGCCGTCCCTTTCCGGGACTGGTGGAGATTTGCGGGCAGGGCATGTCATCACGCTTGAACCTGGTCTCTATTACCGTGACACGGGTGGTGTCCGGATAGAAAACCTGGGAGTTGTGGAAAAGACCGGTTTTTCAAGAATTACGAATTATCCTCTGGAGATGGTCTTGTGA
- a CDS encoding malate dehydrogenase, whose amino-acid sequence MAKVAIVGATGKVGQYAALSISRIPYVNEVQLYGRPGSESVLDGVARDLIDSFAATGTDSHVSWSCNIEDLKGSDIIVLTAGVARKPDQSRLDLAVENAKIVADFSQKIGRIAPDSFLMMVTNPVDIMTHVALKYSGKKPNEVFGLGTHLDSMRLKSAIASFFQVHVSEVHTRIIGEHGDSMVPLWSATTIGGIQISNLPSFAQVPIDDIMQQVKSSGQKIIASKGATVWGPGEAIATLIRTILGNENRILTVSAYIKAEVHNIGDVCIGVPARINRSGVYPVPIRIEPLEVRNFQNSVEKIRGITREIFSVLENGE is encoded by the coding sequence ATGGCAAAAGTTGCGATTGTCGGAGCAACCGGAAAGGTAGGCCAGTATGCAGCACTCTCGATATCCCGTATTCCGTATGTCAACGAGGTCCAGCTGTATGGAAGACCGGGTTCGGAATCGGTGCTTGACGGAGTGGCCAGGGATCTCATCGATTCATTTGCTGCAACCGGAACAGACAGTCATGTCAGCTGGAGCTGCAATATTGAGGATCTAAAGGGATCTGATATCATCGTCCTGACCGCCGGCGTTGCACGAAAGCCGGACCAGAGCAGACTGGATCTCGCTGTAGAGAATGCGAAGATAGTCGCGGATTTTTCTCAGAAGATAGGAAGAATTGCCCCTGACTCATTTCTCATGATGGTCACCAATCCGGTTGACATTATGACCCATGTTGCATTGAAATACTCAGGAAAAAAACCAAACGAAGTATTCGGGCTTGGAACACATCTCGACTCAATGCGTCTGAAATCAGCAATCGCATCATTCTTTCAGGTACATGTCAGTGAAGTGCATACCCGTATCATCGGGGAGCATGGTGACAGTATGGTACCACTCTGGTCTGCAACAACCATCGGAGGAATACAGATATCGAATCTGCCCAGTTTTGCACAGGTGCCTATTGATGACATCATGCAGCAGGTCAAATCCTCTGGTCAGAAGATCATTGCATCAAAAGGTGCGACGGTCTGGGGCCCCGGAGAAGCAATTGCCACACTTATCCGTACCATTCTTGGAAATGAAAACCGGATACTTACGGTATCAGCCTACATAAAAGCTGAAGTCCATAATATCGGAGATGTATGTATCGGAGTGCCGGCCCGGATAAACCGGAGCGGAGTGTACCCTGTGCCAATCCGCATTGAACCCCTGGAAGTAAGGAACTTTCAGAATTCGGTAGAAAAGATTCGTGGCATAACCCGTGAAATTTTCTCAGTTCTTGAGAACGGGGAGTAA
- a CDS encoding elongation factor 1-beta has translation MGDVALIIKVMPESPEVNRETIVATIKEKFPRVQDIREEPIGFGLVAIKVALVVPDAEGQTETIEATLNAIDGVERAEIVESTLV, from the coding sequence ATGGGAGACGTAGCGCTCATCATCAAGGTGATGCCGGAATCACCAGAAGTAAACCGGGAAACGATCGTTGCGACTATAAAAGAGAAATTCCCCCGCGTTCAGGATATCAGGGAAGAGCCCATCGGCTTTGGACTTGTCGCAATAAAAGTCGCGCTGGTTGTTCCTGATGCTGAAGGTCAGACAGAGACCATTGAAGCGACCCTCAATGCTATCGATGGTGTTGAACGGGCAGAAATTGTAGAATCAACCCTTGTGTAA
- a CDS encoding zinc finger domain-containing protein produces MNKPDKQLFGSLNMSRTTCTSCNGPMAEEGSVEFGCPACGATIRRCYRCREQSVEYICPTCGLRGP; encoded by the coding sequence ATGAATAAACCAGATAAGCAGCTTTTTGGAAGTCTGAATATGAGTAGAACAACCTGCACATCATGTAATGGCCCAATGGCAGAAGAGGGCTCTGTAGAGTTCGGCTGCCCGGCATGCGGGGCCACCATACGCCGGTGTTACCGGTGCAGAGAACAGAGCGTTGAGTACATCTGCCCGACCTGCGGCCTTCGGGGACCCTGA